A region from the Achromobacter seleniivolatilans genome encodes:
- a CDS encoding fimbrial biogenesis chaperone, whose translation MIPFPWRRTGRWRCRLGSILLGCLAVPAAMAGLEIEATRFIYPAQEKSVLIRVRNTGQHPILVQTWLDHGEPGQDLSELRLPFILLPPLLRLEPAEKKALQLRHTGEALPKDRESVFWINFLHLPAGQTDDAVLRIALTSVMKVLYRPAGLPGDPKLAPAQIRWRVLPGSGPKGLAPFLEAQNPTPYTVSLTTVTLSATHKPVVLKNLNILPFSTSRFELPAITAAPRANGTRLTYEAVDDFGLPAPGSATLGLIPEGL comes from the coding sequence ATGATTCCATTTCCGTGGCGCCGCACCGGACGTTGGCGATGCCGGCTTGGCAGCATCCTGCTTGGCTGCCTGGCGGTTCCTGCAGCAATGGCGGGACTGGAAATCGAAGCTACCCGCTTCATCTATCCCGCGCAGGAGAAGTCCGTCCTCATCAGAGTGCGCAATACGGGCCAACATCCCATATTGGTGCAGACCTGGCTGGACCATGGTGAACCAGGACAAGACCTTAGCGAGCTGCGCTTGCCGTTCATCCTGTTGCCGCCATTGCTCCGGCTGGAGCCCGCGGAAAAAAAGGCCTTGCAACTTCGTCATACCGGTGAAGCGCTGCCAAAAGATCGCGAGTCTGTTTTCTGGATCAACTTTCTGCATCTGCCCGCAGGACAAACCGATGACGCCGTGTTGCGCATCGCCTTGACCTCGGTCATGAAGGTTCTGTACCGGCCTGCGGGCCTGCCGGGCGATCCCAAGCTTGCGCCGGCACAGATCCGATGGCGTGTATTGCCCGGCAGCGGCCCGAAGGGCTTGGCGCCATTCCTTGAGGCCCAGAACCCCACCCCCTATACCGTATCCCTGACGACCGTGACGTTAAGCGCCACGCACAAGCCGGTGGTACTCAAGAACCTGAACATCTTGCCCTTTTCCACCAGCCGATTTGAATTGCCTGCAATCACGGCGGCACCGCGGGCAAACGGCACACGGCTGACCTATGAAGCGGTCGACGATTTTGGCCTGCCCGCACCGGGCAGCGCAACACTCGGGCTGATCCCCGAAGGATTGTGA
- a CDS encoding fimbrial protein, producing MTDRFPLHATALPQHWAGLLIAAALLAGPGLAKADLANYYANLCKIDKPGEGSSNLIPWRARDNAATLGNIVAFRTISLSANYKYGTRVPAPGASYLLYGARWNTKSGISPIFPTNVQGISLRITTADRSLPIMIQPSGKTTLLFADIIRTQVSEAPNASFNRDVTLLAELIVTGTVETGKHEVTGFAKGYEATTLEGWVSQFQDTPPIADSVINTGHYSGIYSKNTCNAKKELDWRDIFYVLNEPPPPIKVTCTVDSQFGGNGHRVNMGTFNVGDFPKNGTLSAPAPFRVSVSQCVKGAKPQISFNAPYGVISGPGYQALKLEPLEKTAKNLGIVIVRPKEPEKTLSIGEGASVGAAYMFDDIPPDGVADASAAGIDLAARYMRIDQEGEGVKPGAANSQVNFRIVYD from the coding sequence ATGACAGACCGCTTCCCACTTCACGCCACCGCACTGCCGCAACATTGGGCGGGCCTGCTGATTGCGGCCGCCTTGCTCGCTGGACCAGGACTGGCCAAGGCGGATTTGGCAAATTATTACGCTAACTTATGCAAGATTGACAAGCCCGGTGAAGGGTCATCAAACCTCATCCCTTGGAGGGCCCGGGATAATGCAGCCACGCTCGGCAACATTGTGGCTTTTCGAACGATTAGCCTATCGGCCAACTACAAATACGGTACCCGGGTGCCGGCGCCCGGCGCATCCTACCTGCTCTATGGCGCACGCTGGAACACCAAGTCTGGCATCAGCCCAATATTTCCCACGAACGTGCAGGGGATAAGTCTTCGTATTACGACTGCCGACAGATCACTGCCAATAATGATTCAGCCATCTGGAAAAACCACCCTGCTGTTTGCCGATATCATCCGAACGCAAGTTTCCGAAGCGCCTAACGCCAGTTTCAATAGGGACGTTACCCTGTTGGCGGAACTGATTGTGACAGGCACTGTTGAGACGGGTAAGCACGAAGTCACGGGTTTCGCCAAGGGCTACGAGGCGACGACGCTAGAGGGATGGGTGTCACAATTCCAAGATACCCCCCCGATCGCTGATTCTGTGATCAATACCGGCCACTACTCGGGCATATACTCAAAAAATACTTGCAACGCGAAAAAAGAGCTCGATTGGAGAGACATCTTCTACGTCCTGAACGAACCGCCGCCTCCAATCAAAGTCACATGCACCGTAGATTCACAATTTGGCGGCAACGGTCACCGCGTAAACATGGGCACATTCAACGTTGGTGATTTTCCCAAGAATGGCACCCTGAGCGCGCCTGCCCCTTTCAGAGTGTCAGTGAGTCAATGCGTGAAAGGTGCCAAACCGCAGATTTCATTCAATGCGCCCTATGGGGTCATATCGGGACCGGGCTACCAAGCGCTGAAGCTTGAGCCGCTAGAAAAGACAGCGAAGAACCTGGGCATCGTTATCGTCAGGCCGAAAGAGCCAGAAAAAACGCTGTCGATTGGTGAGGGTGCGTCTGTAGGCGCCGCCTACATGTTCGACGATATTCCGCCTGACGGCGTTGCGGACGCCAGTGCGGCAGGTATTGATCTTGCCGCTCGGTACATGCGGATAGATCAGGAGGGTGAAGGAGTCAAACCAGGCGCCGCCAATAGCCAGGTGAATTTCCGCATCGTCTACGATTAG
- a CDS encoding two-partner secretion domain-containing protein, whose translation MNKSYTVVWNESKGCWSVAGESAKHRGKSSVGGVRVVAAALVVAGLMALIPVANALPTGAKVTHGTASVFSADGKNLVINQSTPKAVINWKAFGVETNETVTFNQRPTDMTLNQVAFGGAQTAINGKITAPGKIFIVNPSGVVFNSLASVNVGSLVASTQPVDPAHFYTNTSGAYVFEGGGSGAVVNNGEIFAGDGGDVVLLGRYVSNRGAIRTNGGTTALGAGKKFTVTIGSGLLKLQVNAADANAVAENMGSIRADGGQVLLRARADGAANMVHTVVNNAGVIEANTLNGTRGRIVLDGGSRGVVEVAGRLSASALTGHGNGGTVDAKGRTVQVRLSTEVDTRSNSGATGTFKVSSQNVNVENTTVIAQPTIYADTLNANLATTNIELAATKGNVVVNAAVDWKSDHRLTLNAKSGNSGVTRINGMVNAWGSKAALSLLADERIELNNRVFVRGAGASLNVQTTTAAAGSGGAPNKPALANLVLSPGQQSAVTLGVGASYVSNGIAHTVIHNQYQLQSITNNLNGYYVLGNGVLGTFFNSIGGSGTFGGVFDGLGHTLKGFAVINGGSNVGLFAASSGVIRNVALDGVYISPGNANAANMSIGALVGYNSGVITNVSVKNGHVNGNKDRSNIVGGLVGTNSGGTIDRAVFSGVVSSGASTHTMGGLVGLNTLNINGEKGRILNSQSHGTVKGDLQRSYEGGMGGLVGVSRYGDILDSASTANVATSSAHVNVGGLVGYAQNSALTNVASTGGVSAGPSSNVGGLIGLSENSTVTHARSSGKVKSENGANTGGLVGVNKGGTIGESESTGAVLSENGLNTGGLVGLNSDRGQLINVSASGSVHDAATAAYIGGLVGTNGWASTIVDSEAKGARVSTTRSAAGTAIGGLVGYNSGDVSYSLSRVADVFAGDSAAVGGLVGHNTGTLSETRSISNVEGGNSSNVGGLVGINAGEVSGNAMGNVYGTHSSILGGLVGQNQAGATIKHSSASGLVGGSRDTIIYNVAMGGLVGINEGMVHSSTTSSQVSTRYHQNSTIGGLVGKNYGTFKGNTTTGQASTINAAGVNQGTID comes from the coding sequence ATGAATAAGTCCTACACCGTTGTCTGGAATGAATCCAAAGGATGCTGGAGCGTTGCCGGTGAGTCCGCCAAACATCGCGGCAAGTCCAGCGTGGGCGGGGTACGCGTGGTTGCCGCCGCCTTGGTAGTGGCAGGCCTGATGGCGCTGATACCGGTGGCAAACGCCTTGCCGACGGGGGCCAAAGTCACCCATGGCACAGCAAGCGTCTTCTCGGCAGATGGCAAGAACTTGGTTATCAACCAGAGCACACCGAAAGCGGTCATCAATTGGAAAGCGTTCGGGGTGGAGACGAATGAAACGGTGACCTTCAATCAGCGTCCGACCGACATGACGCTCAACCAGGTTGCTTTCGGCGGGGCGCAAACCGCCATCAACGGCAAGATCACGGCCCCCGGCAAGATTTTTATCGTCAACCCATCTGGCGTCGTCTTCAACTCCTTAGCCAGTGTCAACGTGGGTAGTTTGGTTGCGTCAACGCAGCCTGTCGACCCCGCTCATTTCTACACGAACACAAGTGGGGCATACGTCTTCGAAGGCGGCGGCTCAGGTGCTGTCGTCAATAATGGCGAAATTTTTGCAGGTGACGGCGGCGATGTGGTGTTGCTTGGCCGCTACGTCAGTAATAGAGGCGCAATTCGAACCAATGGGGGCACTACAGCCCTGGGTGCCGGCAAGAAGTTCACGGTCACAATCGGCAGCGGCTTGCTCAAGTTGCAGGTAAACGCGGCGGATGCTAACGCCGTGGCGGAAAACATGGGCAGCATCCGGGCCGACGGCGGGCAGGTGCTGCTGAGGGCGCGGGCAGATGGCGCTGCCAACATGGTTCACACCGTGGTCAACAATGCGGGCGTGATCGAGGCCAACACGCTGAACGGCACGCGGGGGAGGATCGTGCTGGATGGCGGCTCGCGCGGCGTGGTCGAGGTGGCGGGACGTCTGAGCGCCAGCGCACTGACAGGCCACGGCAACGGCGGCACTGTTGACGCGAAGGGCAGGACGGTTCAGGTGCGCCTGAGCACCGAGGTCGACACGCGTTCGAATAGCGGAGCCACTGGCACCTTCAAGGTGAGTAGCCAGAACGTAAACGTGGAGAACACGACCGTCATCGCCCAACCAACCATTTATGCCGATACGTTGAATGCCAATCTGGCCACCACGAACATTGAGTTGGCTGCTACGAAAGGCAATGTCGTCGTTAATGCCGCAGTGGACTGGAAGAGCGATCACCGCCTTACATTGAATGCCAAAAGCGGCAATAGTGGCGTGACTCGGATCAATGGGATGGTGAACGCATGGGGCAGCAAGGCTGCCTTGAGTCTGTTGGCTGACGAGCGGATTGAATTGAATAATCGGGTGTTTGTCCGCGGTGCGGGTGCCAGCTTGAATGTGCAGACCACCACTGCGGCAGCAGGCTCCGGTGGCGCACCCAACAAGCCGGCCCTCGCCAACTTGGTGCTGTCGCCCGGGCAGCAGTCAGCGGTGACATTGGGCGTGGGCGCGTCGTATGTGTCAAACGGTATTGCGCACACGGTCATCCACAACCAATACCAACTTCAGTCAATCACCAACAATCTGAACGGATATTACGTTCTAGGCAACGGCGTGCTGGGTACGTTCTTTAATTCAATAGGGGGCTCGGGCACATTTGGCGGTGTGTTCGATGGTTTGGGTCATACATTGAAGGGCTTCGCGGTGATCAATGGCGGCAGCAATGTGGGACTGTTTGCGGCCTCTTCGGGGGTGATTCGCAACGTGGCCCTGGACGGCGTATATATTTCACCGGGCAACGCCAATGCCGCAAATATGTCCATCGGCGCTCTAGTCGGCTACAACTCGGGCGTCATCACCAATGTATCGGTCAAGAATGGCCATGTTAATGGCAATAAAGACCGTTCCAATATTGTCGGAGGCTTGGTAGGCACCAATAGCGGCGGCACCATTGATCGCGCTGTTTTCAGCGGTGTGGTGTCAAGCGGAGCTTCCACGCACACCATGGGTGGGCTGGTTGGTCTTAATACGCTGAATATCAACGGCGAAAAGGGCCGTATTCTGAACAGTCAAAGTCATGGCACCGTGAAGGGCGACTTGCAAAGGAGCTATGAGGGCGGAATGGGCGGTCTGGTGGGTGTCAGCCGCTACGGTGACATCCTTGACTCGGCCAGCACCGCCAACGTGGCAACGTCGAGTGCGCATGTCAACGTGGGCGGCCTTGTTGGCTATGCGCAGAATAGCGCGCTCACAAACGTTGCCAGCACAGGCGGCGTCAGTGCTGGACCCTCCAGCAACGTGGGCGGCCTGATAGGCCTTTCTGAGAACTCCACCGTTACCCATGCCCGGAGCAGCGGTAAGGTGAAAAGCGAGAACGGCGCCAACACTGGCGGCCTCGTCGGCGTCAACAAGGGAGGAACGATCGGAGAGTCCGAGTCGACTGGCGCTGTCCTGAGCGAAAACGGTCTCAACACGGGCGGTTTGGTCGGTTTGAACAGCGACAGAGGCCAGTTGATTAACGTCAGCGCAAGTGGCTCTGTGCATGATGCTGCCACAGCAGCTTACATAGGTGGGCTGGTAGGCACGAACGGATGGGCAAGCACGATCGTGGATAGCGAGGCCAAGGGCGCGCGAGTCTCGACAACCCGCAGTGCCGCCGGGACGGCCATAGGCGGTCTTGTGGGTTACAACAGCGGCGACGTAAGCTATAGCCTGTCGCGCGTGGCCGACGTATTTGCGGGCGACTCAGCCGCAGTTGGTGGGCTCGTGGGTCATAACACCGGCACCCTTTCGGAAACTAGGTCCATCAGCAATGTCGAGGGTGGGAATTCCAGCAATGTTGGCGGACTCGTTGGCATCAATGCCGGTGAAGTTTCGGGCAATGCGATGGGTAACGTGTACGGCACGCATTCTTCCATCTTGGGTGGTTTGGTGGGTCAGAATCAGGCCGGTGCAACCATCAAGCATTCGAGTGCATCGGGACTCGTAGGAGGCTCGAGAGATACCATCATCTACAACGTCGCAATGGGGGGGCTGGTTGGTATCAACGAAGGTATGGTGCATTCTTCAACGACCAGTAGCCAAGTCAGTACGCGCTATCACCAAAACTCGACCATCGGAGGTTTGGTAGGCAAGAATTACGGAACATTTAAAGGCAATACAACTACCGGGCAAGCCTCGACGATCAATGCGGCGGGGGTTAATCAGGGCACAATTGATTGA
- a CDS encoding ShlB/FhaC/HecB family hemolysin secretion/activation protein produces MREIESTLPALGPASSEPKLIVPSAEPSAGTSSDDDDSPRVRVAAFVISGVHVFDDATLQSLLRDLEQTDQDLDGLRAATARITDYYRRHGYLLARAYLPPQGVEDGKVKIIVLEGVYDGVAIDNNSRVQDSVLRRMLAPLKAGQAVHLEELDDRLARINDLPGLNIQGTLRPGSLPGSTELLLQAEPGPLISGSVDADNFGGYYTGEYRLSGSLNLNNPLRLGDQLNLRVLGSDKKQRYYHAAYQIPFGPSATKLGVSVSEMRYELGRDFSILEANGQARISTLFIQHPWLRGRSLSLQTQLQYEDKSMRDNMDVFGISNRKRIGLWTLSVNGTAEDAWLGGGRSAAYLSYSTGNLRFGDSNSRTGDRFYKRAAGAFSKANLTLLRLQNLPGPFLFHGLITGQLPSKNLDSSEQFSLGGPYGVRAFPNGAGSGDKGWQATAELRYMPAPGWQMAMFVDKGGVRINKRSWTRETSGVQLGAYGVSLTQAGPQHQITLTAAWPMQVRNYQPDGPKREPRMWLQATRIF; encoded by the coding sequence ATGCGGGAAATCGAATCCACGTTGCCGGCATTGGGCCCCGCATCCTCGGAGCCCAAGCTTATTGTTCCGTCAGCAGAACCCTCCGCCGGCACTTCATCGGATGATGACGATTCTCCGCGTGTGCGGGTCGCGGCGTTTGTCATCAGCGGCGTCCACGTTTTTGACGATGCGACGTTGCAGTCCCTATTGCGCGATCTGGAACAGACGGACCAAGATCTTGATGGTCTTCGCGCCGCTACCGCCCGCATCACGGACTACTACCGCCGCCACGGCTACTTGTTGGCGCGTGCCTATTTGCCGCCGCAAGGCGTCGAGGACGGCAAGGTCAAAATTATCGTGCTCGAGGGTGTGTACGACGGGGTGGCGATCGATAACAACAGCCGCGTGCAAGATTCTGTGTTGCGCCGGATGCTTGCTCCGCTCAAGGCAGGACAGGCCGTGCACCTTGAGGAACTGGATGATCGGCTAGCGCGGATCAACGACCTGCCCGGGCTCAACATACAAGGCACGCTGCGGCCCGGATCTTTGCCAGGGTCCACCGAGTTGCTGTTGCAGGCCGAGCCTGGGCCGCTGATATCTGGCAGCGTGGACGCCGATAACTTTGGTGGCTACTACACGGGTGAGTACCGCTTGAGCGGCAGCTTGAACCTGAACAATCCGCTGCGTCTGGGCGATCAACTCAACTTGCGAGTGCTGGGCAGCGACAAAAAGCAGCGCTATTACCACGCCGCCTATCAGATCCCGTTCGGGCCTTCGGCCACGAAACTAGGCGTTAGCGTATCTGAGATGCGCTATGAGCTGGGTCGAGACTTTTCCATTCTTGAAGCCAATGGCCAGGCGCGCATTTCTACGCTGTTTATTCAGCATCCCTGGTTGCGCGGCAGATCCTTGAGTCTTCAAACGCAGCTTCAGTACGAGGACAAGTCCATGCGCGACAACATGGATGTTTTCGGCATCAGCAACCGCAAGCGCATCGGCCTCTGGACTCTGTCGGTCAACGGCACTGCCGAAGATGCGTGGCTGGGTGGGGGCCGCAGCGCGGCCTATCTGTCCTACTCCACGGGCAATCTGCGGTTTGGCGATTCCAACAGCAGGACGGGCGATCGCTTCTACAAGCGCGCGGCAGGCGCATTCAGCAAGGCCAATCTGACCCTGCTGCGGCTGCAGAACCTGCCCGGCCCCTTCTTGTTCCATGGCCTGATCACTGGCCAGCTCCCGTCCAAGAACCTGGACAGTTCTGAGCAGTTCAGTCTGGGCGGGCCATATGGTGTGCGCGCATTCCCTAACGGCGCCGGTTCCGGGGACAAGGGGTGGCAGGCCACCGCCGAGCTGCGCTATATGCCTGCGCCCGGATGGCAGATGGCGATGTTTGTGGACAAGGGCGGCGTACGCATCAACAAGCGTTCCTGGACCCGCGAGACGAGCGGCGTGCAACTCGGCGCTTACGGCGTGAGCCTGACGCAAGCCGGCCCGCAGCACCAGATCACGTTGACCGCAGCGTGGCCTATGCAAGTCCGCAACTACCAGCCGGACGGCCCCAAGCGAGAGCCGCGCATGTGGTTGCAGGCCACCCGCATTTTCTGA
- a CDS encoding response regulator, with product MADLSIRVGLADDHPMVALGISSELSRSHDLSVEGHCSNSTDLMEMLNDRSIDVLVADYSMPGGKYGDGLVLISYLRRHYPRLKIVIYTMVNGSALVWAIVKQGVNCIVNKRDSTEHLTQAVFAAHRGTQYYSPTIKDSLLINFLAKDRERLTPRESEIVRLFCSGTTISEIADILHRSVQTVSSQKRSAMKKLGVASDVDLFKTVLQGDAFDASFL from the coding sequence GTGGCAGATCTGAGCATACGCGTGGGTTTGGCGGATGATCACCCAATGGTGGCGCTCGGAATATCATCCGAATTAAGCCGTAGCCACGACCTTTCCGTGGAGGGACACTGCTCGAACTCAACAGATCTGATGGAAATGCTGAATGACCGGTCCATTGATGTGCTGGTGGCTGACTACAGCATGCCTGGCGGCAAATATGGCGATGGCCTGGTGTTGATCTCTTATTTGCGCCGCCATTATCCCCGACTGAAAATCGTTATTTACACCATGGTTAACGGCTCGGCGCTTGTCTGGGCGATTGTGAAGCAGGGCGTGAATTGCATCGTTAATAAACGAGATTCCACCGAACATCTGACGCAGGCGGTATTCGCGGCACATCGCGGCACACAATATTATTCGCCCACGATTAAGGACTCTTTGCTGATCAATTTTCTGGCAAAAGACCGGGAACGATTGACGCCACGCGAATCCGAAATCGTCCGGCTATTCTGCTCAGGCACCACCATTAGCGAAATCGCAGATATTCTGCATCGCAGCGTGCAAACGGTCAGTTCCCAAAAACGCAGCGCGATGAAAAAGCTAGGTGTGGCTAGTGATGTGGACCTGTTCAAGACCGTGCTTCAGGGGGATGCGTTCGACGCCTCGTTCTTGTGA
- a CDS encoding LysR substrate-binding domain-containing protein — translation MRSTRSLPALVSLRAFEAAARRLSFSLAAQELFVTQSAISHHIQRLEAELGIALFERRTRAVALTPAGQTYFEHVHTAFELLRKGTDVIRAPAATRSTLKVGLLASFATRWLAPRLPDFAAEHPGIDLQLQPDIGLADVAGGEVDVAIRYGRGAWPGVKSRLLMTERLSVVCAPALIADRRRPRTPADLLRHPILTSHAQQPFEWDAWARRFGMDLGPAQTVHLHDYNIVIEAAIAGQGLAMGRHRLIASFLASGALVEVLPDAVLDDPRIGWWFVTPRGTPSAAAQALHDWLKETGSTSGA, via the coding sequence ATGCGTTCCACGCGATCCCTGCCTGCTCTGGTTTCACTGCGCGCTTTTGAAGCGGCAGCACGGCGCCTGAGCTTTTCGCTCGCGGCGCAGGAACTATTCGTCACGCAAAGCGCTATCAGCCACCATATTCAGCGTCTGGAAGCCGAGCTGGGCATCGCGCTGTTTGAACGGCGCACGCGCGCCGTGGCGTTGACGCCTGCGGGTCAGACGTACTTCGAACATGTGCATACCGCCTTCGAACTGTTGCGCAAGGGCACCGACGTAATTCGCGCCCCGGCCGCAACACGCAGCACGCTGAAAGTCGGATTGCTGGCGTCGTTTGCCACGCGCTGGCTCGCGCCGCGCCTGCCGGACTTTGCCGCTGAACATCCCGGCATCGATCTGCAACTGCAGCCCGATATCGGACTGGCCGACGTGGCAGGCGGAGAGGTGGATGTGGCCATCCGCTACGGCCGTGGCGCATGGCCTGGCGTGAAATCCCGCCTGCTGATGACGGAGCGGCTGTCCGTCGTCTGCGCCCCCGCCTTGATCGCGGACCGCCGGCGTCCGCGCACGCCCGCAGACTTGCTGCGCCATCCCATCCTGACCTCGCACGCCCAGCAGCCGTTTGAATGGGACGCCTGGGCAAGGCGTTTCGGCATGGACTTGGGCCCCGCGCAAACCGTGCATTTGCACGACTACAACATCGTCATCGAAGCCGCGATAGCGGGACAGGGACTAGCGATGGGCCGGCACCGGTTGATTGCTTCTTTCTTGGCCAGCGGCGCGCTGGTGGAGGTGTTGCCTGACGCGGTGCTGGACGATCCCCGCATTGGATGGTGGTTCGTCACGCCGCGCGGCACACCCAGCGCCGCAGCTCAGGCGCTGCATGACTGGCTAAAGGAAACGGGGTCAACATCCGGCGCATAG
- a CDS encoding RidA family protein gives MTRTISGRVAELGLALEAAAAPAANYVPYVLEGNLLYISGQISRKNGKAAHLGQLGNQVSDADGVEAARLSALGLLSQIAAATGDKLDRVARVVRLGVFVASTPEFNRQSAIANGASDLMVEVFGDAGRHARSAVGVASLPQGVAVEVEAVIALTQA, from the coding sequence ATGACCCGCACGATCTCCGGCCGCGTGGCCGAACTGGGCCTGGCCCTGGAAGCCGCCGCCGCCCCTGCCGCCAATTACGTCCCCTATGTGTTGGAAGGGAATCTGCTCTACATCTCGGGCCAGATCTCGCGCAAGAACGGCAAGGCCGCTCATCTGGGCCAACTGGGGAATCAGGTGTCGGATGCCGACGGCGTAGAAGCAGCACGGCTATCTGCGCTTGGCCTCCTGTCCCAGATCGCCGCCGCCACCGGCGACAAGCTGGACCGGGTTGCGCGTGTCGTGCGCCTGGGCGTTTTTGTGGCCAGCACGCCTGAATTCAACCGCCAGAGCGCCATCGCCAACGGCGCGTCCGACCTGATGGTAGAAGTGTTCGGCGATGCCGGCCGTCATGCGCGCAGCGCCGTCGGCGTGGCGTCCTTGCCGCAGGGAGTCGCCGTGGAAGTCGAAGCCGTCATCGCCCTGACGCAAGCCTGA
- a CDS encoding aminotransferase class V-fold PLP-dependent enzyme: MPAPLSADAVRNLRALTPGAQHSVHFNHAGSSLPSAATLQAIRAHLEREATQGPMEAGVASRALTESARTLGARLLNAQPEEIALTTGHSAGWGAAFAALPPWRPGDRILVGRHEWGGNLATMRFTAERAGAVLETIPSDDSGCVDPDALAAMLDDRVRLIALTWLPANGGLINPAAAVGRVARQHGIPYFVDAAQAVGQLPVDVEAIACDVLTAPGRKALRGPRGTGLLYVRRAFLDQITPAFVDTYSAPLGAEGQPMLRQDAARMESAENSLALRCGLANALQEALDIGLDSIRATIAATAQTLRTELAAIPGITVLDQGREQSGLVAFNLAGHDAVAVQRALAAEGITIGSNGVPYTPLDMQARGLTQIARASVSYLTTDAEVRRLLDALRQLTR, encoded by the coding sequence ATGCCCGCCCCCTTGTCCGCAGACGCGGTCCGCAATCTACGCGCCCTGACGCCAGGTGCGCAACACAGCGTTCATTTCAACCACGCGGGCTCATCGCTGCCATCCGCGGCGACCTTGCAAGCCATCCGCGCGCATCTGGAGCGTGAAGCCACGCAAGGACCGATGGAGGCCGGCGTCGCCTCGCGTGCGCTGACCGAAAGCGCACGCACGCTGGGTGCGAGGCTGCTCAATGCGCAGCCGGAAGAAATCGCGCTGACCACTGGACATTCAGCGGGCTGGGGCGCCGCCTTCGCCGCGCTGCCGCCATGGCGGCCCGGCGACCGCATCCTGGTCGGCCGTCACGAATGGGGCGGCAATCTGGCCACGATGCGGTTCACGGCGGAGCGCGCCGGCGCAGTGCTGGAAACCATCCCGTCAGACGACAGCGGTTGCGTGGACCCCGATGCCTTGGCCGCCATGCTGGACGACCGCGTGCGCTTGATAGCGTTGACTTGGTTGCCCGCCAATGGCGGTCTGATCAACCCGGCTGCTGCGGTCGGACGCGTGGCCCGCCAGCACGGCATTCCTTATTTCGTCGACGCCGCCCAAGCCGTGGGCCAATTGCCCGTCGATGTCGAGGCGATCGCTTGCGACGTATTGACCGCCCCCGGCCGCAAAGCCTTGCGCGGCCCGCGCGGCACGGGCCTGTTATACGTCCGGCGTGCATTTCTGGACCAGATTACGCCCGCCTTTGTGGATACCTATTCCGCGCCGCTGGGCGCGGAAGGCCAGCCCATGCTGCGCCAGGACGCCGCGCGTATGGAATCAGCCGAGAATTCGCTGGCCCTTCGTTGCGGCCTGGCCAACGCCTTGCAGGAAGCCCTGGACATCGGCCTGGACTCCATCCGCGCCACTATTGCTGCCACGGCCCAGACCCTGCGTACCGAACTGGCGGCTATTCCAGGTATCACGGTGCTGGATCAGGGGCGTGAACAATCCGGACTGGTGGCCTTCAATCTGGCCGGCCACGATGCCGTTGCCGTGCAACGCGCCCTGGCGGCAGAGGGCATCACCATCGGCAGTAACGGCGTGCCCTATACCCCGCTGGACATGCAGGCACGCGGACTCACGCAGATCGCAAGAGCGTCGGTCAGCTACCTGACCACTGATGCCGAGGTGCGCCGCTTGCTGGATGCGTTGCGGCAGCTGACTCGCTGA